ATTCGCGCGCCGATGCAGGGTTCGCGTGGGCGCGGACCGGTGCTCCGGCGATCTGCGCCGGGCGTGCTAGTTTTCGGCCGCCCGCGCTCCCATCGTCTAGCGGTTTAGGACGCAGCCCTCTCAAGGCTGAGACACGGGTTCGATTCCCGTTGGGAGCGCCACGCCACCCCACCTGGGCACCCCGCGTTCCTCCGGAGCAGATCTCCGTTCCCCGCCGCGTGAGCGACGTTTGCGGCTGCACGGCCCGATCGGGTCGTCATTCGAGCCGCGCAGCCAGCTTCGCCGGGAACGGGCAGCCAAGGAAGGACAGCGCGTGGCCGAGTTCGTGTTTGCCTGGATGGACTGTGAGTTCGGGGGGCTCGACCCAGAGCGTCACGACATCACCGAGGTCGCGGTCATCCTCACCGACTACCGGCTCGCCGAGCTGGGTTCCGGCGAGTGGAAGATTGCAGCCCGGGCGGACCGGATCAGCGCCGAGGCGGCGGCCATCAGCGGCTACACCGCGGAAGCCTGGGAAGGCGCACCCCATCTGCGCGAGGTGCTCGCGGCCATCGACGAGCTGCTCCCCGACGACAAGACCGTGGTCCCCGCTGGCCAGAACGTCCGCATGGACGTCCAGTTCCTGGAGCGGGCGTATCGCAACTGCGACCACCCCTACCCCTTCGACTACCACGTGATCGACCTGGCCAGCCTCTTCTATGGCTGGTCACTGGTCGCGGGCGAGCCGGTCGCCGCGCTCTCACTGCGACAGGCTGCCGTCACCGCGGGCCTGATCGAGGGCTCGGTTCCGCACCGCGCCATGGCGGACGCGCGCCTCACCCTCGAGACGTTCCGTCACTATGTCGATCGGCTCATGCTGCGGCCGCCGAGCGACCAACCGACTCCCACCGTCACGCCCTAGGCAAGCGCTCCGGCAAGGGGGCGGTGGTCAGTGGCGGTCCGAGTCCGGGCCGTACCGATCTTGCACGAGCGCCCACAGCCGCTCCCGCAGCCGTTCCTTGAACTTCGGGTCCGCCGAGGACTCGAACAGGTCGGCTTCCAGGAATTCGCGGAGTTCCTCGATCGAAACGTCCGCGAGAACTTCTTCGTCCACCATTGCAGCCATCGATTCAGCGTGTTCCTGATTCCAGTCTTTCTGAGTGGGCCCGGAGCTGGATGCTCCCAGGCGCCACCATCGCGAGCTACGCGCGCGTTTCACCCCGTCCCCCTCCGGACGGCCCGAGTGGTCAGTTCGGGCCTGCCCGATCCGCGTCCACCGCTTCGACGATCAGGCGCTTCACGCGGTAGAGGCTGGAGCGTACCGCGTCGTTGGAGCGACTCATGCGTTTTGCGATGTCTTGAATCGGAAGATTCTCGAAATGTCGCAAGGCAAAGACCTCGGCCTGCCAGGACGAGATCGAACCCAGGCTCTCCTCGACAGCCTGGGCACAGCGTTGGAAATGCACGTGCTCCTCAGGGGTGCACGCGTCGAAAGTGTGGGCGTTTCGCACGAGCTCTTCTTCCGCGCGCTCGATGCGGTTCTCCCGCGCCTTGGAGCGGCGCAGGTGATTGTTCACGTTGTTCTTCGCGATCCCGTAGATCCACGAGAGCAGCGCCGAGCGCCCGGCGAAGGCCTCGACGGACCGGAAGACGGCGAGGAAGGTCTCTTGCGTGACCTCCTCCGCATCCGCGCGGTTGCGCATGCGGGCGTAGGCGAAGTGGTAGACACGGTCGAAGTAGCGCTCGTAGAGCACCGTGAAGGCGGACTCGTCGCCGGCGCGAATGGCTTCGAGAAGCTCGGCGTCCGAGGGCGAAGGGGTCGCCCGGGAGCGCGAGAGCGCCGGATTCGGGACAGAGGTGTCGGGGTCCGCGTGAGCAGATGCAGCGTGGGGCCGGGGCAACGGAGAGTCCTCACGTTGTCCTTCCCAGGCCGCAGCGACGCGTGAACGTCGCTACAACAAGAATGTGGCCTTTCGTCTGATTCGGTGGCAAAAAAACCGTGTCATGGGAGGTACACCCAGGGGGACCGCGTTCCCGGTGGCGGACGGAACCCTCCCGGGATCACCGCGTCAGGCGCGCGGTGGGCCGGGCCGGGTCGGCCGCAGAAAGTCCGGGGCGAATCGGACCTGAGTGGCACTAAGCAATCAGGGATTCGAGACCGGGAGCACTCTGGGCCAGGGCACGGCGCATCCGATAGAGGTTGGCCTTCACGGCATCCTCGGACTTGCCGAGCGCGCGGGCGATCGTCCGGATGGACTGACGCCGCAGGTGCTTCAGGTGGAAGATCCGACGCTGCAACGGCGTCAGGTCGTTCTGGATGGCGTGCTCGCAGATCGCGAGCATGCGTCGCGCCTCGACCACCTGATCGGTGGGGGCCCAGCGACCCGCGATCTCACGCGCCTCGGGCGCGTCGAGCGACTCGATGCGCGGGCGGACCTTGCGGAAGCGCCGGTTCACCGTGTTGCGCGTGATCCCGAAGATCCAGACGATCAGCGGCGCGGTGCCCTGATAGCTGTCGAGCACGTTGAAGACGGTGAAGAAGACTTCCTGGGCGACATCCTCGGCTTCACCGGGATCTCCCAGGCGCTTCAGCGCGAAGCGGTAGACGCGCGGGTAGTACGCGTCATAGAGCTGTTCGAAGTGCTCGCGACTGCCACTGAGGATGTGGCGAACGAGCTCGGCATCACTGGACCAGGGGGTGTTCGACTGCGCCAAGACGCTTCTCCTGCGTCTTCACGCGCCAAGGCCGTGGAATGGGGGGAAGAGCCGATCGGACTATGGCGGGGTTGCTCCGGCTGAGGGGCCGGGGCGAGAGGGATCACCAGATCCCGATCGGTGGTGCAGGCTCTTCGGGTCCTCCGTACGACACTTGCGCGAGAGACGGATGGGCTTTTCAAGAGTGGTGGACGACGGCGTCCGCTGCGAAGTCAATGCAGCGTCCGTGCCATCCGTCACCCGATGCGCAAATCGAATGCCCAAGTCACCGGTTTGATGGAGCAAAGGGCGCTTGTGGCGAAAACGTGAAAAGCCCTTCTCTCCCGGGGGGTGTGGGAAATCTCGTTCCCTTTGTGTGGACACCGGTTCTCACCGGTGCGCTCACAGCTTGCCCGGCAGGATCCACCAGATGCCGTCGGCGCGCTCCCAGCGGTCGGTGCGCACGATCTCTCGCGCGCCCGGACGCAGCGGACGCCCGTCGTCGCCGTGGAAGCGGACCAGCACCTTCGCCGTCTCCGAGTCCTCGAACAGGAACTCGAGCACCTCGATCCGCGTGGGGCGGCTCTTCTCGAAGTCGGCCAGGGCCAGATCCTCGGCGAGGTCGGCGTAGTAGTCGAAGAACAGATCCAGCGACCGGAAGTGGTCGCGCATGATGAAGTCGTTGTAGGTCTCGAGGGTGTTGAAGCGGCGGTAGGCCAGCCGGAGATAGAACCCCTCGGCCCGGCGCCGCAGCGACAGCACGCGCTCGGAGTCCACCGCAGTCGCCCCGGACTCGGGCGCCGCGATCGGCGGCGGCGCCCCGGCGCAGGCCGCCGACAAGGCGAGCACCATTGCCCAGAGCACCGGCGCGCCTCGGCGCCGGACGCTCACGCGCGCTCCGCGAGTGCCGCCTGGGCCGCGGCCAGCCGCGCGATCGGCACCCGGAAGGGCGAGCACGACACATAGTCCAGGCCCGCGCGGTGGCAGAAGGCGACGCTCTTCGGATCGCCCCCGTGCTCGCCGCACAGCCCGAGCTTCAGACGCGGCCGCGTGCGACGGCCCCGCTCGATCGCCATCTCGACGAGCACGCCGATGCCGTCCTCGTCGATCGAGGTGAACGGATCGTCTGCGAGCACGCCGCCTTCGAGATAGGTGGGCAGGAAGCGCTGGGCGTCGTCGCGGGAGAGCGCGTAGGTCATCTGGGTCAGGTCGTTGGTGCCGAAGGAGAAGAAGTCGGCCGACTCGGCGATGCGATCCGCGGTGAGCGCCGCGCGCGGCACCTCGATCATGGTGCCGACCTTCACCGGCACCCGGGCACCGACGAGGATGCTGCGCACCTCGTCCTCGACCAGTGCGCGCAGGCGCGATAGCTCGGTCGCGTGGGACACCAGCGGGATCATGATCTCGGGAGTGAGCTTACCCCCGGCTTCGGCCACCTGACGGGCGGCTCCGGCGATCGCCCGGGCCTGCATCTGGTAGATCTCGGGAAAGGTCATGCCGAGCCGACAGCCCCGGTGCCCGAGCATCGGGTTGAACTCGCGCAGGCCGTCGATCTTCGCGCGGACTTCGGCCACGTCGGTGCCCAGCGCACGGGCCAGCTCGCGGATCTCTGCCTCACTGTGAGGGAGGAACTCGTGGAGCGGAGGGTCGAGCAGGCGGATCGTGACCGGCATCCCGGCCATCGCCTCGAAGATCCCGACGAAGTCCGCGTGCTGAACCGGCTGCAGCTTCTCGAGCGCGCGGGCGCGGTCCTCGCCGTCGGAGGCCAGGATCAGCTGGCGCACCACCAGGATCCGGGCGGGCTCGAAGAACATGTGCTCGGTGCGGCAGAGCCCGATGCCCTCGGCTCCGAACTCACGGGCGACCTCGGCGTCCTGGGGCGTGTCGGCGTTGGTGCGCACGCGCAGCCGCCGGAACCGATCGGCCCACTGCATCAGCTCGTCGAAGGCGCCGCCGAGCTGGGGCCTCACAGTCGGCAGTCGGCCCGCCATCACCTCGCCGCTGCCGCCATCCAGGGTCAGCGCGTCGCCTTCGCGAAACAGCCGATCGCCCAGGCGGATCTGGCCCTCGACCTCGTCGACCTGGAGCGACGAGCAGCCGACCACGCAGCTCTTGCCCATCCCCCGCGCCACGACGGCCGCGTGGGACGTCATCCCGCCCCGCGAGGTGAGAATGCCCTCGGCCGCGTGCATCCCGTGGATGTCGTCCGGCGACGTCTCGTTGCGCACCAGGATGACCTTGTCGCCCGCGCGGGCACGTGCCTCCGCCGCGTCGGCGGACAGGGCGATCACGCCGACCGCGGCGCCGGGCGACGCGGGAAGACCCCGCGCGATCGGCTCGCGGGGCGCACTCGGGTCGAGGGTCGGGTGCAGCAGGTTGTGCAGGGTCTCCGGATCGACCCGGGCCACCGCCTCTTCGCGCTTGATGCGGCGCTCCTTCGCGAGATCCACCGCGATTCGGACGGCCGCGGGTGCGGTGCGCTTGCCGTTGCGCGTCTGCAGGAGCCAGAGGCGGCCACGCTGGATCGTGAACTCGATGTCCTGCATGTCGCGGTAGTGCCGCTCCAGGCGGCCCGCGATCTTCACGAGTTCGCGGTACGCCCGCGGCATCTCTTCTTCGAGGGTCGGCAGGTGCTCGGTTCCGGCGACGCGCCCCTCGGCGTTGATCGGTCCGGGAGTGCGGATCCCGGCCACCACGTCCTCGCCCTGGGCGTTCTTCAGGTACTCGCCGTAGAAGATCTTCTTGCCATCGTTGGGGTCACGCGTGAACGCGACGCCGGTGGCGCAGTCGTCGCCCATGTTCCCGAACACCATGGCCTGGACGTTGACGGCGGTGCCGAGATCATCGGCGATCCCGTTCAAGCGCCGGTAACGCACCGCCCGCTCGTTGTGCCAGGAGCGGAACACGGCCTCGACCGCCCCCCACAGCTGGGTCTCGGGCGACTCCGGGAACGGCGCCCCGGTGTGCTGGGCCACGATCTCCTTGAACTCGTCGACCAGGCCACGGAGGTCGGCGGCGGAGAGGTCGGCATCGAGCGCCACCCCGGCCGCGTCGCGGCTCGCCTCGAGGCAGCTCTCGAATCGCTCGTGGGGAACGCCGAGCACCACGTCGCCGTACATCTGCACGAAGCGGCGATAGCTGTCGTAGGCGAAGCGCTCACCGGCCTGCGCGGCGAGCCCCTTCACGGTGGCCTCGCAGAGCCCGAGGTTGAGCACCGTGTCCATCATGCCCGGCATCGAGACCGGGGCCCCGGAGCGCACCGACACGAGCAGCGGCTGCTCGGCGTCACCGAAGCGCGCCCCCACGACGCGCTCGACCTTGGCGAGGGCCTTGCGCACCTGGGCGGCGACTTCGCGGGGCAGCCGCCCGCCGGACGGGCCGAAGCGGTGGGCCACGGGGGTCGCCACCGTGAAGCCCGGCGGGACCGGAATCCCCAAGCGGGTCATCTCGGCGAGGTTTGCGCCCTTGCCACCCAGCAAAGCGCGCTGCTCGGCGCGGCCGTCGGCGCGTCCGTCCCCGAAGAAATAGACGAGTCGCTTCGGTGCCGTCGTCTTCTTGGGGCTCGTCTTCCGGGCGCTCGACTTCGCGGCCGGGCGCTTCGCCCGGGTCGCGCGCTTCTTCGCCGGTCGCTGGCTCTTGCGCACCGTCACGCGGACAGCTGGTCGTCGAGGTAGCGCGCCACACCGTCGAGCGGAATGCGCTCCTGGCTCATCGTGTCGCGCTCGCGCACCGTGACCTTGCCGTCTTCCTGGGTGTCGAAGTCGACAGTGACGCAGAAGGGAGTGCCCGCCTCGTCCTGGCGTCGGTAGCGGCGCCCGATGTTGCCAGCGTCGTCGTAGAAGACGTTCAGCCGGCGGCGCAGCTCGGCCTCCAGCGCATGGGCCGGCTCGGCCAGCTTCTTCGACAGGGGGAGCACCGCCGCCTGCAGCGGAGCGAGCGCCTTGGGAAAGCGCATCACCAGGCGGGTCTCGCCATCGCCGAGATCCTCCTCGGTGTAGGCATCGACCAGCAGCGCCAGGCAGGTGCGGTCCACGCCCACGGACGTCTCGATCACCATCGGCATGTAGTGCTCCTTGGTATCGGGATCGGTGATACCGAGGTCCTTGCCCGAGTACTCGCTGTGTCGCGAGAGGTCCCAGTCGCCGCGATCGTGGATCCCCTCGATCTCCTGCCAGCCGAAGGGGAAGAGGTACTCCACGTCGACGGCGGCGCGCGCGTAATGGGCGAGCTCGTCGGCTTCGTGGGGTCGCGTCCGCACGTGTTCATCGTCGAAGCCGAGCTCGCGATGGAAGGCGAGACGCTCAGCCTGCCAGTGCTCGAACCACTTCTCGCGCTCGCTCGGGTGACAGAAGAACTCGAGCTCGGCCTGTTCGAACTCGCGCGAGCGGAACGTGAAGTTCCGCGGGTTGATCTCGTTGCGGAAGGCCTTCCCGATCTGTGCGATGCCGAAGGGGATCTTCTGGCGCGCCGCTTCCCGGACCCGCTTGAAGTCGTTGAAGATCGGCTGGCAGGTCTCGGCGCGCAGGTACGCCACCGAGGCCGCGTCCTCGGACGCACCGATGCGGGTCGACAGCATCAGATTGAAGCTGCGCGGATCGGTGAGATCGCAATCGACCACCTGGCGCTTCTTCGGCGCTTCGGGACAGGCGACGCCATCGAGCTGGTCCGCGCGGAAACGACGCTTGCAGGTGCGGCAATCGACCATCGGGTCACTGAAGTGCTCGACGTGGCCCGACGCCTCCCAGGTGCGGGGGTGGGCGATGATCGCGCTGTCGATGCCCTCGACGTCGGTCCGGCCGCGCACCACGCGCTGCCACCACAGGGACTTCAGGTTCTGTTTGAGTTCGGCGCCCAGCGGACCGTAGTCCCAGAAGCCGTTGATCCCGCCGTAGATCTCGCTCGAGGGGAAGATGAAGCCGCGCCGGGCGCACAGGGAGACCAGGTCTTCCATGCGCTCGAGGCGGCGCCGGTTCGGCGCAGAGGCGGTTTGCTCGCTCGACATCGGGTCCTGAGGGTGTTGGAGGTGGCGGGCGGCGGATTATACGGGGCCCGCCACGCGGCCGCCGGCGGGCAGCACGCGCTCGAGGAAGCGCTCGCTCTGGAGCTCGACCCCGACGTGGAAGCGTTGGAAGCGCCCGACCAGCCGCTGGGCCTCTTCGAGAGCCTGGGCCGAGAAGGAGAGCCGGCCCAGACGCTCGGCGTCGAGGGTCAGCGCCTGATCGAGAGCGCGCAGCGTGCCGAGGTGCACCGGGACGACCCCGGTACGCCGTGACGCGCAGCCCCGGCAGACCGGGCCGCCGTCGGCGACGTGGAAGCCCAGGGCGGCCTCGCGGCCGAGGTCGTCGCCACAGCCCACGCAGCGCCGCAGCTCGGGACGGACGCCCAGCGCATCGAAGACCCGCAGTTCGAGGATCGTGCGCAGCGCGGGGCTCAAGGGCTGCGCGGCGACCGTGCCGAGCGCATCGAGCGCGAAGCGGTAGAGGCGCCGCATGTCCCGGGCGGCACCGCCGTCCGGGGCCAGCCGGTCGAGGAGCTCGAGCAGGTAGCAGCCCAGCCCGAAGCGCACCGGGTCGTGCCGCAGGGGCGCGAAATGGTGGACCAGCTGGGCCGCCTCCAGGCGGCTCATCGCCCCGCCCCGCTTCACGGCGATCTGGACCCGCAGGTGGTTGAACAGGTCGAGGGTGCCGCCGAACCGCTTCACGCTGCGTCGGGCGCCCTTGGCGATCGCGGTGATCCGTCCGTACTCCGGCACCAGCAGGTGCAGGATCCGGTCGGACTCCCCGAACTCGACCGAACGCAGGACCAGGGCGTGGGTCTTCTCCGGGCGACGGCCGGCCCGGTTCAGGGCGCACCCGCGTCGGCTGGAGCGGCCGGCGGCGCGGCGTCGCGCTCTGCGTCCACGAGGTCGGCGCCCACGGGACCGGCGGGAGCGTCCGCCGGTGCGACCGCCTCCGTTGCCGCGTCGGGACCCTCGAGGGCCGCGGTCTCGGCGTTGGCCGCCTCGATGACGCGCTGCCAGCGCGGATCGGTCTCCGCCTCCTCGGCGAGCACCCGCACCGGGTCGCGACGCAGCACCCGGTCTTCGGAGTTCGGATCCGGGGTGGCCGTGAGCCAGCGGGCGGTCTCGCGAACCGCCCAGCCCGCCGCCGCGAGCAGCACGCCCCCGACGACGAAGGCGGCGACGGCGGCCTGCAAGCGACGGCGGCGGCGCTGGTCCTCGTCGACCGCGCTCGGCTCGCCGAGCAGGCGCATCACTGCTTCCTGAGGGTCGAGGCCCAGGTCCTCGGCGACCGTGCGGACGAAGCCGCGCACGAATCCGTCGGGCTGGTGGTCGAAGGCACCCGACTCCAGGCGTTCGAGGTTGCGGCGCGGGATCCG
The DNA window shown above is from Myxococcota bacterium and carries:
- a CDS encoding 3'-5' exonuclease codes for the protein MAEFVFAWMDCEFGGLDPERHDITEVAVILTDYRLAELGSGEWKIAARADRISAEAAAISGYTAEAWEGAPHLREVLAAIDELLPDDKTVVPAGQNVRMDVQFLERAYRNCDHPYPFDYHVIDLASLFYGWSLVAGEPVAALSLRQAAVTAGLIEGSVPHRAMADARLTLETFRHYVDRLMLRPPSDQPTPTVTP
- a CDS encoding RNA polymerase sigma factor; the encoded protein is MPRPHAASAHADPDTSVPNPALSRSRATPSPSDAELLEAIRAGDESAFTVLYERYFDRVYHFAYARMRNRADAEEVTQETFLAVFRSVEAFAGRSALLSWIYGIAKNNVNNHLRRSKARENRIERAEEELVRNAHTFDACTPEEHVHFQRCAQAVEESLGSISSWQAEVFALRHFENLPIQDIAKRMSRSNDAVRSSLYRVKRLIVEAVDADRAGPN
- a CDS encoding RNA polymerase sigma factor yields the protein MAQSNTPWSSDAELVRHILSGSREHFEQLYDAYYPRVYRFALKRLGDPGEAEDVAQEVFFTVFNVLDSYQGTAPLIVWIFGITRNTVNRRFRKVRPRIESLDAPEAREIAGRWAPTDQVVEARRMLAICEHAIQNDLTPLQRRIFHLKHLRRQSIRTIARALGKSEDAVKANLYRMRRALAQSAPGLESLIA
- the ppdK gene encoding pyruvate, phosphate dikinase — encoded protein: MTVRKSQRPAKKRATRAKRPAAKSSARKTSPKKTTAPKRLVYFFGDGRADGRAEQRALLGGKGANLAEMTRLGIPVPPGFTVATPVAHRFGPSGGRLPREVAAQVRKALAKVERVVGARFGDAEQPLLVSVRSGAPVSMPGMMDTVLNLGLCEATVKGLAAQAGERFAYDSYRRFVQMYGDVVLGVPHERFESCLEASRDAAGVALDADLSAADLRGLVDEFKEIVAQHTGAPFPESPETQLWGAVEAVFRSWHNERAVRYRRLNGIADDLGTAVNVQAMVFGNMGDDCATGVAFTRDPNDGKKIFYGEYLKNAQGEDVVAGIRTPGPINAEGRVAGTEHLPTLEEEMPRAYRELVKIAGRLERHYRDMQDIEFTIQRGRLWLLQTRNGKRTAPAAVRIAVDLAKERRIKREEAVARVDPETLHNLLHPTLDPSAPREPIARGLPASPGAAVGVIALSADAAEARARAGDKVILVRNETSPDDIHGMHAAEGILTSRGGMTSHAAVVARGMGKSCVVGCSSLQVDEVEGQIRLGDRLFREGDALTLDGGSGEVMAGRLPTVRPQLGGAFDELMQWADRFRRLRVRTNADTPQDAEVAREFGAEGIGLCRTEHMFFEPARILVVRQLILASDGEDRARALEKLQPVQHADFVGIFEAMAGMPVTIRLLDPPLHEFLPHSEAEIRELARALGTDVAEVRAKIDGLREFNPMLGHRGCRLGMTFPEIYQMQARAIAGAARQVAEAGGKLTPEIMIPLVSHATELSRLRALVEDEVRSILVGARVPVKVGTMIEVPRAALTADRIAESADFFSFGTNDLTQMTYALSRDDAQRFLPTYLEGGVLADDPFTSIDEDGIGVLVEMAIERGRRTRPRLKLGLCGEHGGDPKSVAFCHRAGLDYVSCSPFRVPIARLAAAQAALAERA
- a CDS encoding glycine--tRNA ligase, producing MSSEQTASAPNRRRLERMEDLVSLCARRGFIFPSSEIYGGINGFWDYGPLGAELKQNLKSLWWQRVVRGRTDVEGIDSAIIAHPRTWEASGHVEHFSDPMVDCRTCKRRFRADQLDGVACPEAPKKRQVVDCDLTDPRSFNLMLSTRIGASEDAASVAYLRAETCQPIFNDFKRVREAARQKIPFGIAQIGKAFRNEINPRNFTFRSREFEQAELEFFCHPSEREKWFEHWQAERLAFHRELGFDDEHVRTRPHEADELAHYARAAVDVEYLFPFGWQEIEGIHDRGDWDLSRHSEYSGKDLGITDPDTKEHYMPMVIETSVGVDRTCLALLVDAYTEEDLGDGETRLVMRFPKALAPLQAAVLPLSKKLAEPAHALEAELRRRLNVFYDDAGNIGRRYRRQDEAGTPFCVTVDFDTQEDGKVTVRERDTMSQERIPLDGVARYLDDQLSA
- the recO gene encoding DNA repair protein RecO → MNRAGRRPEKTHALVLRSVEFGESDRILHLLVPEYGRITAIAKGARRSVKRFGGTLDLFNHLRVQIAVKRGGAMSRLEAAQLVHHFAPLRHDPVRFGLGCYLLELLDRLAPDGGAARDMRRLYRFALDALGTVAAQPLSPALRTILELRVFDALGVRPELRRCVGCGDDLGREAALGFHVADGGPVCRGCASRRTGVVPVHLGTLRALDQALTLDAERLGRLSFSAQALEEAQRLVGRFQRFHVGVELQSERFLERVLPAGGRVAGPV
- a CDS encoding helix-turn-helix domain-containing protein produces the protein MRGEEPGPEHVEADTNSSIGHYLMSQRKLRGISLDELAARTRIPRRNLERLESGAFDHQPDGFVRGFVRTVAEDLGLDPQEAVMRLLGEPSAVDEDQRRRRRLQAAVAAFVVGGVLLAAAGWAVRETARWLTATPDPNSEDRVLRRDPVRVLAEEAETDPRWQRVIEAANAETAALEGPDAATEAVAPADAPAGPVGADLVDAERDAAPPAAPADAGAP